Proteins encoded together in one Gammaproteobacteria bacterium window:
- a CDS encoding energy-coupling factor ABC transporter permease yields MNITPDQVFGDFRLLDDTIYVVVLAQAVRLAPWRRLLHSEQLNMYLISIGALVALWSLRAGVEPGLDLHYLGLTALTLVFGWQLAVIAGTAALLVQGWLFSDLHWSVFSVNALITMVVPVAVTYALYRLADRKLPNHFAVYIFFTVFFNAIIAILLSTLLFTGLLLINNAYPLHTLVRDYLAYLPLVLLPEALLNGMIMTVVVVLKPQWVACFDRERYLDAN; encoded by the coding sequence ATGAATATCACCCCGGATCAGGTCTTCGGCGATTTCCGCCTGCTGGACGATACGATTTACGTGGTCGTGCTGGCGCAGGCCGTGCGCCTGGCGCCGTGGCGGCGTCTGCTGCACAGCGAACAGCTGAATATGTACCTCATATCCATCGGCGCGCTGGTCGCCTTGTGGAGCCTGCGGGCCGGGGTCGAGCCGGGACTGGATCTGCACTATCTCGGACTTACGGCGCTGACGCTGGTGTTCGGCTGGCAACTGGCGGTGATCGCCGGCACCGCCGCCCTGCTGGTCCAGGGCTGGCTGTTTTCCGATCTGCACTGGTCGGTGTTTTCGGTCAATGCCCTGATCACCATGGTCGTACCGGTGGCGGTGACCTATGCCTTGTATCGTCTGGCCGACCGCAAGCTGCCTAACCACTTTGCCGTGTATATCTTTTTTACGGTGTTCTTCAACGCCATTATCGCGATCCTGCTCAGCACCCTGCTGTTCACCGGTTTGTTGCTGATCAACAATGCGTATCCGCTGCACACCCTGGTGCGCGATTACCTGGCCTACCTGCCACTGGTGTTGTTGCCCGAGGCCTTGCTCAACGGCATGATCATGACGGTCGTCGTGGTCCTCAAACCACAGTGGGTCGCCTGCTTCGACCGCGAACGTTACCTGGACGCGAACTGA